The Desulfoscipio gibsoniae DSM 7213 genome contains a region encoding:
- a CDS encoding DMT family transporter: protein MVVGALFLTGAFMLAGTSVIAARFVAGDVGTFTIAAVSLFFAIIALLPLCRQRLRETLRQRSLREWMPLILQALFGIFLFRMFLLLGLIHTSAGEAGILTGATPAATALMAILWLKEPLYKTRMLGLISTVTGIMMIQGALLMGNGFSMEHFFGNLLVICAALCESLFNILSRISSIKAAKSQAQAFDPIVQTTLVAGIALLFCLGPALAEHPVSSLMLLETVKWLALVWYGVFVTALAFILWYAGIKRCEASTAAAFTGLMPFTSLILAVIVLGEQPGWQQWVGGFMVILGMLLTGLRRPKVRKLQAAGLP from the coding sequence ATGGTTGTGGGTGCGCTTTTTTTGACTGGAGCTTTTATGCTGGCGGGGACGTCGGTCATTGCTGCCAGGTTTGTCGCCGGGGATGTGGGGACGTTTACCATTGCCGCGGTCAGTCTTTTTTTTGCCATAATTGCTTTGCTGCCCTTATGCCGGCAAAGGCTGAGAGAGACTTTGCGACAGAGGTCGCTGCGTGAATGGATGCCACTGATTTTACAGGCGCTCTTTGGCATTTTCTTGTTTAGAATGTTTTTATTGTTGGGGCTGATACACACCAGCGCGGGTGAGGCAGGTATCCTAACCGGGGCGACACCGGCTGCAACTGCGCTGATGGCCATACTTTGGCTGAAAGAACCGCTGTATAAAACGCGTATGCTGGGCTTAATCAGCACCGTTACGGGTATCATGATGATACAGGGGGCTTTACTCATGGGGAACGGATTTTCCATGGAACATTTCTTTGGTAACCTGCTGGTGATTTGCGCCGCACTGTGTGAGTCGCTGTTTAATATACTTTCGCGTATAAGCAGTATAAAAGCTGCCAAAAGCCAGGCGCAGGCATTCGACCCCATAGTTCAGACAACATTGGTCGCCGGGATTGCTTTGCTGTTCTGTCTCGGGCCTGCGCTGGCGGAGCATCCGGTTTCGTCACTGATGCTGCTTGAAACCGTCAAATGGCTGGCATTGGTCTGGTATGGCGTGTTTGTAACTGCCCTGGCTTTTATTTTATGGTACGCGGGAATAAAGCGCTGTGAGGCATCAACTGCTGCGGCGTTTACCGGTTTGATGCCTTTCACCTCGCTGATTCTTGCGGTTATTGTGCTGGGTGAGCAGCCCGGGTGGCAGCAGTGGGTTGGCGGATTCATGGTTATATTAGGTATGCTGCTTACCGGTCTGAGGCGGCCAAAAGTGCGGAAACTGCAAGCGGCGGGTCTGCCTTAG
- a CDS encoding diguanylate cyclase domain-containing protein, whose translation MFYQIRRKICQLQWPNNIQVTISGGAAELYCHDQLFELLKKADKLLYKVKKAGRNRIEKALAV comes from the coding sequence TTGTTTTACCAGATAAGACGAAAGATTTGTCAGCTGCAATGGCCAAACAATATCCAGGTTACCATAAGTGGTGGAGCTGCAGAATTATACTGCCATGATCAGCTGTTTGAATTGCTAAAAAAGGCAGACAAGCTGTTGTATAAAGTTAAAAAAGCCGGGAGAAACCGGATTGAAAAAGCATTAGCGGTATAA
- a CDS encoding AAA family ATPase, protein MRILLSQLRFKKFKSFTKTAMPVEPITILIGANASGKSNAIDGLQILLGLATNREIIDILDGIRGQETGIRGGSRGASRYDSASFELGCSLDYGEYTLLYDIKIGVKPRVWLLSESLYKKGSGPKSKRLIYKTSEPDEMSDNIQVTYHTNQRGRNPSVPFLRNYSILSQIPGRFPADSEVAAEVRDIFEQVTSVLKGILILNPVPHLMRDYVHRSRTKLVPTAENLSAVLAELIKNQNTKQLILKYLQDFPEQQIIEIKVLETPTGDVMLSFVEKFGSGAKPVDVRGMSDGTLRYLSILAALVGEKPGTTVVIEEVDNGLHPSRAYKLIGALRELGKQRGLDVLVTTHNPAVLNAVQAEDMPGVVVCYRDAVEGDSRFVSWVDLPNYPELMAQGRLGDIVMQGLVNLQSLAVKKREDLMRWAEGRLGH, encoded by the coding sequence GTGAGGATATTGCTTAGCCAGTTGAGATTTAAAAAGTTTAAAAGCTTTACCAAAACGGCCATGCCTGTGGAACCGATAACTATTTTAATAGGGGCTAATGCCAGTGGCAAAAGCAATGCCATTGATGGGCTGCAAATTTTGTTGGGGCTGGCTACCAACCGTGAAATAATTGATATTCTGGACGGTATTCGGGGTCAGGAGACAGGTATTCGGGGTGGCAGCAGAGGGGCTTCGAGGTATGACAGTGCTTCCTTTGAATTGGGTTGTTCTTTGGATTACGGAGAATATACATTGTTATACGATATTAAAATCGGAGTAAAGCCACGAGTTTGGTTATTAAGTGAGTCACTATACAAAAAAGGGTCCGGGCCCAAATCCAAAAGGCTCATCTATAAAACGTCTGAACCGGATGAAATGAGCGATAATATACAGGTGACTTATCATACCAACCAGCGGGGCAGAAATCCCAGTGTTCCCTTCTTAAGAAATTATTCGATTTTAAGCCAGATTCCCGGCCGTTTTCCCGCTGACTCAGAAGTAGCGGCTGAAGTTAGGGATATCTTTGAGCAAGTTACTTCAGTATTGAAGGGAATTTTAATTTTAAACCCGGTGCCACATTTAATGAGGGATTATGTGCACCGCTCCAGGACAAAATTAGTACCCACGGCTGAAAATTTATCGGCTGTACTGGCGGAATTAATAAAAAATCAGAATACCAAACAGCTAATCCTGAAATATTTGCAAGATTTCCCCGAGCAGCAAATAATAGAAATTAAAGTGCTGGAAACGCCCACCGGGGATGTAATGCTTAGTTTTGTGGAGAAATTTGGCTCCGGGGCAAAACCCGTTGACGTTAGAGGTATGTCTGATGGAACACTTAGATATCTATCCATATTGGCGGCACTGGTGGGCGAAAAGCCCGGTACCACGGTGGTGATTGAAGAAGTGGACAACGGGCTGCATCCCAGCAGGGCTTATAAATTAATCGGTGCTTTAAGGGAGCTGGGCAAACAAAGGGGATTGGATGTTCTGGTTACCACTCATAACCCGGCAGTTTTAAATGCCGTGCAGGCGGAGGATATGCCCGGGGTGGTGGTGTGCTATAGGGATGCTGTCGAAGGTGATAGCAGGTTTGTTTCCTGGGTGGATTTGCCAAACTATCCCGAATTAATGGCCCAAGGTAGGCTTGGGGACATAGTTATGCAAGGGCTGGTCAATCTGCAGTCTCTCGCCGTTAAAAAGAGAGAAGATTTGATGCGGTGGGCTGAAGGGAGACTGGGGCATTGA